The Xanthomonas indica genome has a segment encoding these proteins:
- a CDS encoding fumarylacetoacetate hydrolase family protein — MKLGSLKEGGRDGTLIVVSRDLTRAVRATGIAPTLQRALEDWSNLAPRLNALSESLNDGSADGQFDLDMAALAAPLPRAYEFLDGSAYLPHVERVRRARGAEVPESFYTDPLMYQAVSAGFYGPRDAVKVVSEDYGIDLEAEIVVVTDDVPMAVSPAQAAAHIQLIGLVNDVSLRNLIPPELAKGFGFVQSKPRSALSPVFVTPDELGDAWQGNKVHLPLLTHINGAWFGAPEAGEDMQFDFAQLVAHAAKTRPLAAGAVVGSGTIANQDTTRGASCFAEQRTVETLRDGKPSTPYMSFGDVVRIEMLDRDGVSIFGAIEQRIEQAPLP; from the coding sequence ATGAAGCTAGGTTCCCTGAAGGAAGGCGGTCGCGACGGCACCCTGATCGTCGTGTCCCGCGATCTGACCCGCGCGGTGCGCGCCACCGGCATCGCGCCGACCCTGCAGCGCGCGCTGGAGGACTGGAGCAACCTCGCCCCGCGCCTGAACGCCTTGTCCGAGTCGCTCAACGACGGCAGCGCCGACGGCCAGTTCGACCTGGACATGGCGGCGCTGGCGGCGCCGCTGCCGCGCGCCTACGAATTCCTCGACGGCAGCGCCTACCTGCCGCACGTCGAACGCGTGCGCCGCGCGCGCGGCGCCGAGGTGCCGGAGAGCTTCTACACCGATCCGCTGATGTACCAGGCGGTCAGCGCCGGCTTCTACGGCCCGCGCGACGCGGTCAAGGTGGTCAGCGAGGATTACGGCATCGACCTGGAGGCCGAGATCGTGGTGGTCACTGACGACGTGCCGATGGCGGTCAGCCCGGCGCAGGCCGCCGCGCACATCCAACTGATCGGCCTGGTCAACGACGTGTCGCTGCGCAACCTGATTCCGCCGGAACTGGCCAAGGGCTTCGGCTTCGTGCAGTCCAAGCCGCGTTCGGCGCTGTCGCCGGTGTTCGTCACTCCCGACGAACTGGGCGATGCCTGGCAGGGCAACAAGGTGCACCTGCCGCTGCTGACCCACATCAACGGCGCCTGGTTCGGCGCGCCGGAAGCCGGCGAGGACATGCAGTTCGATTTCGCGCAGCTGGTCGCGCACGCGGCCAAGACCCGGCCGCTGGCGGCCGGCGCGGTGGTCGGCTCGGGCACCATCGCCAACCAGGACACCACGCGCGGCGCCTCCTGCTTCGCCGAGCAGCGCACCGTGGAGACCCTGCGCGACGGCAAGCCGAGCACGCCGTACATGTCCTTCGGCGACGTGGTGCGGATCGAAATGCTGGACCGTGACGGAGTGAGCATCTTCGGCGCGATCGAGCAGCGCATCGAGCAGGCGCCGCTGCCCTGA
- the fabB gene encoding beta-ketoacyl-ACP synthase I, translating to MRRVAITGMGITSCLGNDLDSVARALREGRSGIRYNAQAAEFGLRSQVGGDVQLDLDAAIDRKLKRFMGDASAYAYLALRDALADAGLDEAAISDPRIGLIAGSGGGSSHWQVEAADLLRNRGVRKVGPYMVPRTMCSAVSASLATAFKIKGVSYSLSAACATSAHCIGAAADLIRHGQQDVMFAGGGEELDWTMSLMFDAMGALSTGFNDTPAVASRPYDAARDGFVIAGGGGMLVLEDYEHAVARGARIHAELVGYGVTSDGADMVAPSGEGAVRCMRMALQGVDAPIDYLNTHGTSTPLGDVTELDAVRAVFGDAVPPLSSTKALSGHSLGAASVHEAIYCLLMLRDGFIAGSANIDTLDPRAEGFPIERESRDADLRTVMSNSFGFGGTNAALVFAKA from the coding sequence ATGCGGCGCGTGGCCATTACCGGGATGGGCATCACCTCGTGCCTGGGCAACGATCTGGACAGCGTGGCGCGCGCCTTGCGCGAGGGCCGCTCCGGCATCCGCTACAACGCGCAGGCGGCGGAGTTCGGCCTGCGCAGCCAGGTCGGCGGCGATGTGCAACTGGACCTGGACGCGGCGATCGACCGCAAGCTCAAGCGCTTCATGGGCGACGCCTCGGCCTACGCCTACCTGGCGCTGCGCGATGCCTTGGCCGACGCCGGCCTGGACGAAGCGGCGATCAGCGATCCGCGGATCGGCCTGATCGCCGGTTCCGGCGGCGGCTCCAGCCACTGGCAGGTGGAGGCGGCGGACCTGCTGCGCAACCGCGGCGTGCGCAAGGTCGGCCCGTACATGGTGCCGCGCACGATGTGTTCGGCGGTGTCGGCCAGCCTGGCCACCGCATTCAAGATCAAGGGCGTCAGCTACTCGCTGTCGGCCGCGTGCGCGACCTCGGCGCACTGCATCGGCGCGGCAGCGGACCTGATCCGCCACGGCCAGCAGGACGTGATGTTCGCCGGCGGCGGCGAGGAACTGGACTGGACCATGAGCCTGATGTTCGACGCCATGGGCGCGCTCTCCACCGGCTTCAACGATACGCCGGCGGTGGCCTCGCGGCCCTACGACGCCGCGCGCGACGGCTTCGTCATCGCCGGCGGCGGCGGCATGCTGGTGCTGGAGGACTACGAGCACGCGGTGGCGCGCGGTGCGCGCATCCATGCCGAACTGGTCGGCTACGGCGTGACTTCCGACGGCGCCGACATGGTCGCCCCGTCCGGCGAAGGTGCGGTGCGCTGCATGCGCATGGCGCTGCAGGGCGTGGACGCGCCGATCGACTATCTCAACACCCACGGCACCTCGACCCCGCTCGGCGACGTCACCGAGCTGGACGCGGTACGCGCGGTGTTCGGCGACGCGGTGCCGCCGCTGTCCTCGACCAAGGCGCTGTCCGGACACTCGCTGGGCGCGGCCAGCGTGCACGAGGCGATCTACTGCCTGCTGATGCTGCGCGACGGCTTCATCGCCGGCTCGGCCAACATCGACACGCTGGATCCGCGCGCCGAGGGCTTCCCCATCGAGCGCGAAAGCCGCGATGCGGACTTGCGCACGGTGATGTCCAACAGCTTCGGCTTCGGCGGCACCAACGCCGCGCTGGTATTCGCCAAGGCCTGA
- a CDS encoding DEAD/DEAH box helicase, with protein sequence MSFESLGLAPFLLRALAEQGYETPTPIQAQAIPVALEGHDLMAGAQTGTGKTAAFGLPLLQHLGTSPQPVGTGPRKPRALILTPTRELATQVHDSLRGYSKYLRIPSTTIYGGVGMGNQLDALRRGVDLLIACPGRLLDHLERRSVDLSGIEILVLDEADRMLDMGFLPSIKRILAKLPKQNRQTLLFSATFEDGIKQLAREFMHDPQEIQATPSNTVADTITHRVHPVDGARKRELLLHLLAADSRKQTLVFARTKHGADKLTTFLDKSGLKTAAIHGNKSQGQRLRALSDFKAGRITVLVATDIAARGIDIDQLPKVINYDLPMVAEDYVHRIGRTGRNGSTGEAISLVAQDEAKLLRAIARMLKREMDIRDVPGFEPVTPIRWGNNNPPDERPGGQRPPRRGSHARRGHGDAPAHAHAHAGSKKPGGHHADGARRQGQGRRQGNGGGNRPAAPR encoded by the coding sequence ATGTCGTTCGAATCCCTGGGCCTTGCGCCCTTCCTGCTGCGCGCGTTGGCCGAGCAGGGCTACGAAACCCCCACCCCGATCCAGGCGCAGGCCATTCCCGTCGCCCTGGAAGGCCATGACCTGATGGCCGGCGCGCAGACCGGCACCGGCAAGACCGCCGCGTTCGGCCTGCCGCTGCTGCAGCACCTGGGCACCTCGCCGCAGCCGGTGGGCACCGGCCCGCGCAAGCCGCGCGCGCTGATCCTGACCCCGACCCGCGAACTGGCCACCCAGGTCCACGACAGCCTGCGCGGCTACAGCAAGTACCTGCGCATTCCCAGCACCACCATCTACGGCGGCGTGGGCATGGGCAACCAGCTCGACGCGCTGCGTCGCGGCGTGGACCTGCTGATCGCCTGCCCGGGCCGCCTGCTCGACCACCTCGAGCGTCGCAGCGTGGACCTGTCGGGCATCGAGATCCTGGTGCTGGACGAAGCCGACCGCATGCTCGACATGGGCTTCCTGCCCTCGATCAAGCGCATCCTCGCCAAGCTGCCCAAGCAGAACCGGCAGACCCTGCTGTTCTCGGCCACCTTCGAGGACGGCATCAAGCAGTTGGCCCGCGAGTTCATGCACGATCCGCAGGAAATCCAGGCCACTCCGAGCAACACCGTGGCCGACACCATCACCCACCGCGTGCACCCGGTGGACGGTGCGCGCAAGCGCGAACTGCTGCTGCACCTGCTGGCCGCCGACTCGCGCAAGCAGACCCTGGTGTTCGCCCGCACCAAGCATGGCGCCGACAAGCTGACCACCTTCCTGGACAAGTCCGGGCTGAAGACCGCCGCGATCCATGGCAACAAGAGCCAGGGCCAGCGCCTGCGTGCGCTGAGCGACTTCAAGGCCGGCCGGATCACCGTGCTGGTGGCCACCGACATCGCGGCGCGCGGCATCGACATCGACCAGTTGCCCAAGGTCATCAACTACGACCTGCCGATGGTCGCCGAGGACTACGTGCACCGCATCGGCCGCACCGGCCGCAACGGTTCGACCGGTGAGGCGATCTCGCTGGTGGCGCAGGACGAGGCCAAGCTGCTGCGCGCGATCGCACGCATGCTCAAGCGCGAGATGGACATCCGCGACGTGCCGGGCTTCGAGCCGGTCACGCCGATCCGCTGGGGCAACAACAACCCGCCGGACGAGCGTCCGGGCGGCCAGCGTCCGCCGCGCCGCGGCAGCCATGCCCGCCGCGGCCACGGCGATGCGCCGGCGCATGCGCATGCCCACGCCGGCAGCAAGAAGCCCGGCGGCCACCACGCCGACGGCGCCCGCCGCCAGGGTCAGGGCCGCCGCCAGGGCAACGGCGGCGGCAACCGCCCCGCCGCGCCGCGCTGA
- the gph gene encoding phosphoglycolate phosphatase (PGP is an essential enzyme in the glycolate salvage pathway in higher organisms (photorespiration in plants). Phosphoglycolate results from the oxidase activity of RubisCO in the Calvin cycle when concentrations of carbon dioxide are low relative to oxygen. This enzyme is a member of the Haloacid Dehalogenase (HAD) superfamily of aspartate-nucleophile hydrolase enzymes (PF00702).), whose translation MTFPYALVVFDLDGTLVDSGADIAEALNRTLADFGLPRVSEATVLGWIGEGVRKLVESAWRHVGDATPLETVMPTFMRHYAECLLRSPRLYPGAAEALTQLHADGVTLALCTNKPSAMVPPLLRHLGVADLFSAVLGGDSLPERKPSPAPLLHLAQQFAQPPARCLMVGDSGTDLQAGHAAGMPVALVRYGYPRDLDLATADVVLLMDDLRELLRLR comes from the coding sequence ATGACATTTCCTTATGCATTGGTGGTGTTCGACCTGGACGGCACCCTGGTCGACAGCGGCGCCGACATCGCCGAGGCGCTGAACCGCACCCTGGCCGACTTCGGCCTGCCGCGCGTGTCGGAGGCGACCGTGCTCGGCTGGATCGGCGAGGGCGTGCGCAAACTGGTCGAGAGCGCCTGGCGGCATGTCGGCGACGCCACGCCACTCGAGACGGTGATGCCGACCTTCATGCGTCACTACGCCGAATGCCTGTTGCGCAGTCCGCGGCTGTATCCGGGTGCGGCCGAGGCGCTGACGCAGTTGCATGCGGATGGTGTGACGCTGGCGCTGTGCACCAACAAGCCGTCGGCAATGGTGCCGCCGTTGTTGCGCCATCTGGGCGTGGCCGATCTGTTCTCTGCGGTGCTCGGCGGCGACAGTCTGCCCGAGCGCAAGCCCAGCCCGGCGCCGCTGCTGCACCTGGCGCAGCAGTTCGCGCAGCCGCCGGCGCGCTGCCTGATGGTCGGCGATTCGGGGACCGACCTGCAGGCCGGCCACGCCGCCGGCATGCCGGTGGCGCTGGTGCGTTACGGCTATCCGCGCGATCTGGATCTGGCCACGGCCGACGTGGTGTTGCTGATGGATGATTTGCGCGAGCTGCTGCGGCTGCGCTGA
- the fabA gene encoding 3-hydroxyacyl-[acyl-carrier-protein] dehydratase FabA, which translates to MSRLSSYSREQLLASARGELFGANAGRLPNDPMLMFDRIVAIDETGGAHGKGVIRAELDIRPDLWFFGCHFIGDPVMPGCLGLDAMWQLTGFFLTWLGAPGRGRALGVGEVKFTGQVLPTAKQVVYEIDISRVINRKLVMAVADGRMSVDGREIYTAKDMRVGLFTSTEAF; encoded by the coding sequence ATGAGTCGTCTGTCCTCCTATTCGCGCGAGCAGTTGCTCGCCAGCGCACGCGGCGAGTTGTTCGGCGCCAATGCCGGGCGCCTGCCCAACGACCCGATGCTGATGTTCGACCGCATCGTCGCCATCGACGAGACCGGCGGCGCGCACGGCAAGGGCGTGATCCGCGCCGAACTGGATATCCGTCCGGACCTGTGGTTCTTCGGCTGCCATTTCATCGGCGATCCGGTGATGCCCGGCTGCCTGGGCCTGGATGCGATGTGGCAGCTGACCGGCTTCTTCCTGACCTGGTTGGGCGCACCCGGCCGTGGCCGTGCGCTGGGCGTGGGCGAGGTGAAGTTCACCGGCCAGGTGCTGCCCACCGCCAAGCAGGTGGTGTACGAGATCGACATCAGCCGGGTGATCAACCGCAAGCTGGTGATGGCGGTGGCCGACGGCCGCATGTCGGTGGACGGGCGCGAGATCTACACCGCCAAGGACATGCGCGTGGGCCTGTTCACTTCGACGGAGGCATTCTGA
- the bioD gene encoding dethiobiotin synthase, translating to MAVPAFYVTGTDTGIGKTIASTALLHALRARGQRAVGMKPVASGCTREAEGWRNEDALALQEASAPRPRYDDLNPYALPLPLAPELAAADAGVQLELAPIAAAFERLRAQADVVVVEGVGGWAAPLSATLDQADLARALRLPVVLVVGLRLGCLNHARLSAAAIAADGLQCIGWIGNEIDPAMERIDDNMAMLRTRLPMPCWGRLPYRPQPQAEQLAAQLQPWAGMSPG from the coding sequence ATGGCTGTTCCCGCCTTCTACGTCACCGGCACCGATACCGGCATCGGCAAGACCATCGCCAGCACCGCGCTGCTGCATGCCCTGCGTGCGCGCGGCCAGCGCGCGGTGGGCATGAAGCCGGTGGCCAGCGGCTGCACGCGCGAGGCCGAGGGCTGGCGCAACGAGGACGCACTGGCGTTGCAGGAGGCCAGCGCGCCGCGCCCGCGTTATGACGATCTCAATCCCTACGCGCTGCCGCTGCCGCTGGCGCCGGAACTGGCCGCCGCCGACGCCGGCGTGCAACTGGAACTGGCGCCGATCGCGGCCGCGTTCGAACGCCTGCGCGCGCAGGCCGACGTGGTGGTGGTGGAAGGCGTGGGCGGCTGGGCGGCACCGTTGTCGGCGACGCTGGACCAGGCCGATCTGGCGCGCGCGCTGCGGCTGCCGGTGGTGCTGGTGGTCGGCCTGCGCCTGGGCTGCCTCAACCACGCCCGGCTCAGCGCCGCGGCGATCGCCGCCGACGGCCTGCAGTGCATCGGCTGGATCGGCAACGAGATCGACCCGGCGATGGAGCGCATCGACGACAACATGGCGATGCTGCGCACGCGGCTGCCGATGCCGTGCTGGGGGCGGCTGCCGTACCGGCCGCAACCGCAGGCCGAGCAACTGGCCGCGCAGTTGCAGCCTTGGGCAGGAATGTCGCCGGGCTGA
- the btuB gene encoding TonB-dependent vitamin B12 receptor, translated as MSSRLLSVAIASALSLPALAHAADAATDLDQVLVTATRTQISVEDSVVPAQVIDRAEIERSQADSLAQLLQGRAGIGISNQGGLGKLTTLNLRGSESDHVLVLVDGVRIGSASAGLAAFQDLPLSQIERIEIVRGPRSSLYGSDAIGGVIQIFTRRGGQGFQQNLSLGGGSHGLREAGAGFSNRGERGWLAVQGGYQKTDGINACNGSATLFAGCFVDQPDRDGYRNVSLSARGGYALTDTLRIEGQALNIDSRNAYDGDALFAGNEADNTQQVFSGKLDWTPSDRLHLAAQLGRNVDDADSYYRAPGARTRSFISTFDSRRDTAALQGDITLAEGHLLSVGSDWQREHVASTTAFDVDSRDNTGVFAEYQGRFGAQQLQASVRSDDNEQFGEHTTGSLGWGLALAHGLKLTASVGTGFKAPTFNDLYYPFAGNPDLKPERSKSGNLGIAQYADSWNWTFNAYETRVKDLISYDAVSFLPVNVDEARIRGAELTGYALLAGWELSAQLSHTDPRNRSDGDNRDNWLARRAQNTARLDVDRGIGPVKLGVTVFGSGHRFDDAANRVRLAGYGTVDLRAEYAFTPDWTLQAKASNVFDRDYQTVNWYNQPGREYALTLRYAPAAR; from the coding sequence ATGTCGTCCCGCCTGCTTTCGGTCGCGATCGCGTCCGCCCTGTCCCTGCCCGCGCTGGCCCACGCCGCCGATGCCGCCACCGACCTCGACCAGGTCCTGGTCACCGCCACCCGCACCCAGATCTCGGTGGAGGACAGCGTGGTCCCGGCGCAGGTCATCGACCGCGCCGAGATCGAGCGCAGCCAGGCCGATTCGCTGGCGCAGCTGCTGCAGGGCCGCGCCGGCATCGGCATCTCCAACCAGGGCGGCCTGGGCAAGCTGACCACGCTGAACCTGCGCGGCAGCGAATCGGACCACGTGCTGGTGCTGGTGGACGGCGTGCGCATCGGCTCGGCCAGCGCCGGCCTGGCCGCGTTCCAGGATCTGCCGCTGAGCCAGATCGAGCGCATCGAGATCGTGCGCGGCCCGCGTTCGAGCCTGTACGGCTCCGACGCGATCGGCGGCGTCATCCAGATCTTCACCCGCCGCGGCGGCCAGGGCTTCCAGCAGAACCTGAGCCTGGGCGGCGGCAGCCACGGCCTGCGCGAGGCCGGCGCCGGCTTCAGCAACCGCGGCGAGCGCGGCTGGCTGGCCGTGCAGGGCGGCTACCAGAAGACCGACGGCATCAATGCCTGCAACGGCTCGGCCACGCTATTCGCCGGCTGCTTCGTCGACCAGCCCGACCGCGACGGCTACCGCAACGTCTCGCTGAGCGCGCGCGGCGGCTACGCCCTGACCGACACGCTGCGCATCGAGGGCCAGGCGCTGAACATCGACAGCCGCAACGCGTACGACGGCGACGCGCTGTTCGCCGGCAACGAGGCCGACAACACCCAGCAGGTGTTCAGCGGCAAGCTCGACTGGACGCCCTCCGATCGCCTGCACCTGGCCGCGCAGCTGGGCCGCAACGTCGACGACGCCGACAGCTACTACCGTGCGCCGGGCGCGCGCACCCGCAGCTTCATCAGCACCTTCGACAGCCGCCGCGACACCGCCGCGCTGCAGGGCGACATCACCCTGGCCGAAGGCCACCTGCTCAGCGTCGGCAGCGACTGGCAGCGTGAGCACGTCGCCAGCACCACCGCCTTCGACGTCGACAGCCGCGACAACACCGGCGTGTTCGCCGAGTACCAGGGCCGCTTCGGCGCGCAGCAGCTGCAGGCCAGCGTGCGCAGCGACGACAACGAGCAGTTCGGCGAGCACACCACCGGCAGCCTCGGCTGGGGCCTGGCGTTGGCGCATGGCCTCAAGCTCACCGCCAGCGTCGGCACCGGCTTCAAGGCGCCGACCTTCAACGACCTGTACTACCCGTTCGCCGGCAACCCTGACTTGAAGCCGGAGCGCTCCAAGAGCGGCAACCTGGGCATCGCGCAGTATGCCGACAGCTGGAACTGGACCTTCAACGCCTACGAGACCCGGGTCAAGGACCTGATCTCCTACGACGCGGTCAGCTTCCTGCCGGTCAACGTGGACGAGGCACGCATCCGCGGCGCCGAACTGACCGGCTATGCGTTGCTGGCCGGCTGGGAACTGTCGGCGCAGCTGAGCCACACCGATCCGCGCAACCGCAGCGACGGCGACAACCGCGACAACTGGCTGGCGCGGCGCGCGCAGAACACCGCGCGCCTGGACGTGGACCGCGGCATCGGCCCGGTCAAGCTCGGCGTCACCGTGTTCGGCAGCGGCCACCGCTTCGACGACGCGGCCAACCGCGTGCGCCTGGCCGGCTATGGCACCGTCGACCTGCGCGCGGAATACGCGTTCACCCCGGACTGGACGCTGCAGGCCAAGGCCAGCAACGTGTTCGATCGCGACTACCAGACGGTGAACTGGTACAACCAGCCGGGCCGCGAGTACGCGCTGACCCTGCGCTACGCGCCGGCAGCGCGCTGA
- a CDS encoding GAF domain-containing protein: MFASSSLTGSKPEQYAQLLDQARALVAGEPDRIANAANLAALVYHALPRLNWVGFYLYDGKELVVGPFQGLPACVRIPLHKGVCGAAASSGQTQRIDDVEAFPGHIACDAASRSELVVPLLRDSALVGVFDLDSPDLARFDADDQRGLEAIAQVFVDSLR; encoded by the coding sequence ATGTTCGCCTCGTCCTCGCTCACCGGCAGCAAGCCGGAACAGTACGCCCAGTTGCTCGACCAGGCCCGTGCCCTGGTCGCCGGGGAGCCCGACCGTATCGCCAATGCCGCCAACCTGGCGGCGCTGGTGTACCACGCGCTGCCGCGGCTGAACTGGGTCGGTTTCTATCTCTACGACGGCAAGGAACTGGTGGTCGGGCCGTTCCAGGGTCTGCCGGCCTGCGTGCGCATTCCGCTGCACAAGGGCGTATGCGGCGCGGCCGCCAGCAGCGGCCAGACCCAGCGCATCGACGACGTGGAGGCGTTCCCCGGGCACATCGCCTGCGATGCGGCCTCGCGTTCGGAACTGGTGGTACCGCTGCTGCGCGACAGCGCGCTGGTCGGCGTGTTCGACCTGGACAGCCCCGACCTGGCCCGCTTCGACGCCGACGACCAGCGCGGGCTGGAAGCGATCGCCCAGGTCTTCGTCGACAGCCTGCGATGA
- a CDS encoding phasin family protein: MSAQFNDQFSSYTQQFAATAARANRLALESAESVFGVQLKTFEKNVSATTGFLGELTEARDLGTVQALWPKGLQIARDNFERLATANQEVFGLSLKTSEAIGQLAKHQFEAATEQAAPKAKPAAK, translated from the coding sequence ATGTCCGCTCAATTCAACGACCAGTTCAGCAGCTACACCCAGCAGTTCGCCGCCACCGCGGCGCGTGCCAACCGCCTGGCGCTGGAGAGCGCCGAGAGCGTATTCGGCGTGCAGTTGAAGACCTTCGAAAAGAATGTGTCGGCCACCACCGGCTTCCTCGGCGAACTGACCGAGGCACGCGACCTGGGCACCGTGCAGGCGCTGTGGCCGAAGGGCCTGCAGATCGCCCGCGACAACTTCGAGCGGCTGGCCACGGCCAACCAGGAAGTGTTCGGCCTGAGCCTGAAGACCTCCGAGGCCATCGGCCAGCTCGCCAAGCACCAGTTCGAGGCGGCGACCGAGCAAGCCGCGCCCAAAGCCAAGCCCGCCGCCAAGTAA
- the dinB gene encoding DNA polymerase IV: protein MRKIIHVDMDAFYASVEQRDDPALRGKPVVVAWRGMRSVVCAASYEARVFGVRSAMPALRAERLCPDAIFVPPDFARYKAVSRQVREIFQRHTDLIEPLSLDEAYLDVTAPKGEMRTATEIAQTIRAQIRAETELTASAGIAPNKFLAKIASDWRKPDGQFVIRPHRVDAFLTPLPVNKVPGVGKVMEAKLAELGIATVGDLRGRSEAELEARFGSFGLRLYQRARGIDERPVESDQPVQSISSEDTFAEDLALEALEPAIRQLAEKTWNATRRTERIARTVVLKLKTAQFRILTRSFTPEQPPDSLQALIDIALALRERVDLPASTRYRLVGVGLSGFHEREPGQAQGCLFG from the coding sequence ATGCGCAAGATCATTCACGTCGACATGGATGCGTTCTACGCGTCCGTGGAGCAGCGTGACGATCCGGCGCTGCGCGGCAAGCCCGTGGTGGTGGCCTGGCGCGGCATGCGCTCGGTGGTGTGCGCCGCCTCCTACGAGGCACGCGTGTTCGGCGTGCGCTCGGCGATGCCGGCGCTGCGCGCCGAGCGGCTGTGCCCGGACGCGATCTTCGTGCCGCCGGATTTCGCCCGCTACAAGGCGGTGTCGCGGCAGGTGCGCGAGATCTTCCAGCGCCACACCGACCTGATCGAGCCGCTGTCGCTGGACGAAGCCTACCTGGACGTCACCGCGCCCAAGGGCGAAATGCGCACCGCCACCGAGATCGCCCAGACCATCCGCGCGCAGATCCGCGCCGAAACCGAATTGACCGCATCGGCCGGGATCGCGCCGAACAAGTTCCTGGCCAAGATCGCCTCGGACTGGCGCAAGCCCGACGGCCAGTTCGTGATCCGTCCGCATCGCGTGGACGCGTTCCTGACGCCGTTGCCGGTGAACAAGGTACCCGGCGTGGGCAAGGTCATGGAGGCCAAGCTGGCGGAACTGGGCATCGCCACCGTCGGCGATCTGCGCGGGCGCAGCGAGGCGGAACTGGAGGCGCGCTTCGGCAGCTTCGGCCTGCGCCTGTACCAGCGCGCGCGCGGCATCGACGAACGCCCGGTGGAATCGGACCAGCCGGTGCAGTCGATCTCCTCCGAGGACACCTTCGCCGAAGACCTGGCGCTGGAGGCGCTGGAGCCGGCGATCCGGCAACTGGCCGAGAAGACCTGGAACGCCACCCGCCGCACCGAGCGCATCGCGCGCACCGTGGTGCTGAAGCTGAAGACCGCGCAGTTCCGCATCCTCACCCGCAGTTTCACCCCGGAGCAACCGCCGGACTCGCTGCAGGCCTTGATCGACATCGCCCTGGCGCTGCGCGAGCGGGTGGACCTGCCGGCATCCACCCGCTACCGCCTGGTCGGCGTCGGCCTGTCCGGCTTCCACGAGCGCGAGCCGGGGCAGGCGCAGGGGTGCTTGTTCGGTTGA
- the queD gene encoding 6-carboxytetrahydropterin synthase QueD: MDIFKVFTLEAAHRLPNVPPGHKCARLHGHSFRIELHVSGEPGAESGWVMDFGDIKAAFRPLYDQLDHHYLNDIDGLDNPTSERLAMWIWERLKPALPLLSEVVVHETCTSGCRYRGPG, translated from the coding sequence ATGGATATCTTCAAAGTCTTCACCCTCGAAGCCGCGCACCGCCTGCCCAACGTGCCGCCGGGCCACAAGTGCGCGCGCCTGCACGGCCATTCGTTCCGCATCGAGCTGCACGTCAGCGGCGAACCCGGCGCCGAGAGCGGCTGGGTCATGGATTTCGGCGACATCAAGGCGGCGTTCCGCCCGCTCTACGACCAGCTCGACCACCACTACCTCAACGACATCGACGGGCTGGACAACCCCACCAGCGAGCGCCTGGCGATGTGGATCTGGGAACGGCTCAAGCCGGCGCTGCCGCTGCTGAGCGAGGTGGTGGTGCACGAGACCTGCACGTCCGGCTGCCGCTATCGCGGTCCGGGCTGA
- a CDS encoding TfoX/Sxy family protein, giving the protein MSTTKLRNIGPKSAAWLRQVGVRTQQDLEAAGAVGAFVKVKRAGFKPSLNLLYSLEGALSGCHWQELSEARRAQLLGELETATAALPAQRGLPVAGPVATTHFDRADTRGDDDADGAYAPDPHDTPANDHHGDDDGHGTHAD; this is encoded by the coding sequence ATGAGCACCACCAAGCTGCGCAACATCGGCCCCAAGAGCGCGGCCTGGCTGCGCCAGGTCGGCGTGCGCACGCAGCAGGACCTGGAGGCGGCCGGCGCGGTCGGGGCCTTCGTCAAGGTCAAGCGTGCCGGCTTCAAGCCCAGCCTCAACCTGCTGTATTCGCTGGAAGGCGCGCTCAGCGGCTGCCACTGGCAGGAACTGTCCGAGGCGCGGCGCGCGCAGTTGCTGGGCGAGCTGGAGACCGCAACGGCGGCGCTGCCGGCGCAGCGCGGCCTGCCGGTCGCCGGGCCGGTGGCGACCACCCATTTCGACCGCGCCGATACGCGCGGCGACGATGACGCCGACGGCGCCTACGCGCCCGACCCGCACGACACGCCGGCGAACGACCATCACGGCGACGACGACGGCCACGGCACCCACGCCGACTGA